The window ATGAGATGCGATTAAGAACTCTTATCGGTGCTGCATAGCTTGAACATGAAGCTGCTAATGAGATAAGGTTTCTTTTATAAGTTTATGCAATTATGTTTCCGGCGAATAAAGGAGTGGcctttatttttgttattatttttatttcaacttTATTGTTGTTTTCGAATTACAAAACGAATTAATAAAACATGTGGTTGAATTGTTTTCTAAGTTGGGTGGGATGAAACTTTTCTTGTAGCCTAATATTCGCAAATGTTTAGAATTAATTATGTGATATCAGATATGCGAATCTCTATATTAATCACGAGACCTTTACTTGTGAATAGGTTGTACCTGCTTTTACACAAAATAGCTGTAAGCTGTACAGTTCTTATTTACCTGTAAATAAACAAGATTATATGAATGTTTGTCTAAGCTAATTTTTGGAGCTTCTAATGTCAGAATCAATTTATTGGCATCgtgtaataaatttataaattatcataTGATTCGTCATTACTCGACAGGTAAAAAAATCCTAAATTTTTAGTTATTCTCAGCGTCCCCTATCTTTTGTTTTTGTCGTTCTcagttttttataataattttttttaaataacatatttttattaaataaaaattatcctGATTGGTCAACCTACTTAGCcgtttttctttctattttacgctaatttatacattttttaaatttctatgCAAGTGATAAAGGGatacttattttaattttgaaaatttgactttataaaaatgtatataatattatctatATTGACCGGTTatgttttaacaaaatatatgaaatacatgtagtatttttataaataaaatgtttttgacttgattatttatgagaaaatcTCATTTCAGACAAGAGTGATATGGATTGGAGTGAACAAAGTCTACATATAATCTATAACTTTTAATGATGAcatgatttataaaattttaattaatagatTTAATGAGTTGAAGATGTTCCAACGTCTCaagataaaaacaaattataatttaagaaggaATAGTTTGATTTACCTTTCGAATAGATGAGATTTACTTTTCAACCGCAATACAGCATTAATATCATAATTTGCAATCCTTTTACTAGttttataaataacatatatacttttataaaaattatgccATTTATGTATATAACGGACCCCGAAAAAAGTAAAAGGCAAATGAAATGATTATTGGCGATTGAATAAGAAACATGTCAATTTGACgggataaaaaataaaaagacttCGGGAATAAAACAGGCGGCTACTGGCTCGTGGGTCGTTTAGTATTGAGTATTGAACAACATGATTACATGAAGGTAATTTTTAACCACAACTATGAGCATTGAGCTTCCTAGTTGCTGTGAAGAATGGAGATTGtagatagaaaaaaaataatgggCATGTTTGTTTGGGAGAATTAACTCGTGCTTCTGGCTTCTATTTTtttacccgtttgtgtaaagaagcagaagcacttttaagaaattgagaatgctagcttctctctcacagcttctgcttcttttccaaacactttattaactcacgggcacacattaagcactaaatttgataaatttggtggattttgattggtggacttgatgCATATGCAGGGGCCGTCCTTATTTATGATTagatgaccaataaaaatacaCCAAACTCATAGGAgttagtgcttaatgtgtgcccatgggcacaccatagaaaaaccgttaacttatttacttctcacttctactttaCTTCTTcaatttaagcaagaagtcactttttttaagctaaaccaaacggccccaatatcCGACTCTAAGAGATTAAACAAGGTTTCTTTTCTGTGTGTTATTAGCTTAATCCATAGTATTAGTAGTCGATGGTCacttgtgaattgtgattaTAAAACCCCCAATCTTTAGGGTCCACTCTGTAGGTTATAGATTTTGCATGGGCAGCTTGAAATATTCATAAGAACTTCGTACCATTTACTTTTCTGGATAgcttaaattatactttaaactatttttttgtgatattaatgGACGAATCCTGAGCTCGAACATGACGGAGCGAGACAGCGAGTTCAAAACACTATTGGaacatatttgataaaaaaaatgaaaatataaaataatttatataaaaattaatacagtatttttaatttataagaacTTCGTACCATTTGCTTTTCtatatgataaatttataattgggcaacaaaaatatataatatgaatattgaTGTTATGGGTAGCTGGGGGTGAGACAGCCCTTTTCGCCTCTGTTATTCTGCGTTATTGTGATATTATGGTGGTGTTTGTTTGGAAGAAGCAAATGTTGCTtctagtttttgttttttttactcatttatttatgtaaagAAGCAGAAGAATGTTTATGAAACTGAGAATGTAAGCTTTTCTCATAcagtttctgcttcttttccaaacactttattaatttatctatttttcacttctactccatttttttactataaataagaagtcacttcttttaagttaaccaaacggcccctatgtGCGTGTTTGGCACCACAGTGCTTCcgcttttttaataaaaaagcaCAAGTTTTACTGATCTTCGGGAGCGTCTgtgtaaaaaaattagaagtatCGATGAAAAATTAAGAATGTTAATTTTTTCACAGCTTCTATATCATTTTCAAAAGCTTATactttctactccacttctttatttaaaaaaaaatcacattttcTAAATCACCCAAACGGACTGTATAAATTTGCTAACGAgctgaatttaaaatataaatatttgagaaAAGTTACTCGTAGAGTACCTATTTTGATGAAATGCGTGAAATTAATGAACAAGTGTTTCTAACTTGCTAAACCTTGGAAAAGGGTTTCTCGATTGGAATGCCAAAGAGGATTGGTGTTGGCAACAAGTCACAGTCAGGCGCATCAAAAATAGGCGAGCCAACTAAGACAACGCCAAGCTGGCAATAGAAGACTAGTGTACATACagcaagaaagaaagaaagaaagggaGACTGGTGAGTGGGGCCGGCACAGAACCCGAGACTCCAGACTGTCTATTGCAGTTTGAAAGGCTAGCGTAGCCTATGGCCTATAGGGGAGTAGAATGAATTAAGCCAATAAAATGGTGTCAACTTCACAGCTGGCACGCCACTATTTTACACTTCTCCTTCTTGCTGATGTGAGACACTGTCCCCATCTTCCTCCCTTCTTGCTTGTACGACTCCTACATCTTACtcctattttcaaatttttacatTTACGTATAccgtaaaattttaaatttccatAATTTggatgtatatatattactcccCCTCCCTCTGTACTATGTGATTGTTCACGTTCGCATGTATTTTGAGTCTCTCATAAAGTAtagttgtataaattttttattttatgaatgaaaatttaaatatcaaatttttattcagagaaaaaaaatttaaaaatatattgtagaactatactttaaacgAGTGTGGAAAAACGTGCCGAAAGATAAcgtaaaaaaaatgagagagacagagagagagaaatACTTTTCTTGGTTGCTATTATTTCTTTTCTCTCTTGCTTTAACTGCTCCACACaacatgcatataatatattttttggtaatttatctttttaattcttttttattaaaatttaataataactaAAGTCTTGttcaaaagaataataaaatcCGTAATTTTAAATGTTCTACAAAATTATGAATaactttgatatatattttagatgcttcgatagtataatttaaaagtatccttaaaataaaaatatatcaaaattttaactgggaaaataataaaacataatataatcacaacaactaaaaatattttaaaaattttagtgTCACGTAAAGAagcacataatataatttttatcaacgATCAATACCATTTGTGCACGGCCATGTAAATTTCTAATAAATTTGCAATCATGAGCCAAATTTTTGATAAACTTTatgagatattttgacgtaGCTCTTGAATCTAGTTGTTTTTGTTACAATTTCATAATTAAGGAATgtataattaaattcaaacaaTGAAATGTTGCTTGATCTTTCAACGAGTATAAGTCCATAGTTGTCAACATTCTTTGCTAGAGCTTTCGAGATGTCTAAAAATGTtggtttttattaataatttaatttatgtgaaaatagaAGATTTGGTAGTCCTTGTTGAACGAGTAAGTGGCCGAATAGGTGAATGGAAGTCTCTATTGCGATGGAGAATTTGTAGCAGCCAAGCAGCCAGCCGGTAAGAGTATCTATTGTACGTCTTAGTTCCACAGGCCACATAGATTCCTTGACTATTCCGATATGCAAGTGAATTTTTCCACTAATTATTCCCCGGCTAAACATCGTCAATAgtgctgtaattcgagtcgggcccGGCTTGAACTCGTTGTTGGGTTATAAGCCTCTCGGCCCCAAATCACTACGGCCCAATGCAGGTCCAGCCCATTGAACTTAAACGTTACAATTACAACGGTCGGGGCGAGAGAATCCCGCCTCCTTTACTCACCATAACTTCCCTCCCGCATCGGGCGGGAACGTTACACAGCAGGGCACCTCCTCCTCCTATAAAAAGAGGGTAAACTAGTGGTAAAATTCATTCACAACTTTATACACTTTCATATACTCGCTTGCAGTTCTCCAAAACCCCTTCCTAGAGCCACTAAtttattctcacgccggaggtgaatcggggggacaatccctcgcattcttctctATTTCAGGTCACTTTCAGGCTTCGGCATCCGGCAGAACTTTGGCTCCAacattggcgccgtctgtgggaactgCAAGTAGAATTTCTCATAAATCAACACCATGACAAACACCACCGAACAAACCACTGGAAATACCTCCAACCCAAACCCAGGTTTCGACTTTGGCAATAGTCCCGAAGGGCTGTTGCCCACCCCCGAAGAACAACAGCAGATGCTGTTGAAATGGCGAGAAGAGCAGGCTGCTAAAGCCCAATCTTCCAAGACCAAAGAGCAAGAAGCTGCCCGACTAGCCAAGAAGAGGGAAGCCGACGAACTCCGGCTGAAGGCCCTCCAGCTACAAAGGGAAGAGATTGAGCTCCAAGAGAGAGCCCTCCGAGAGGCCTTGGAGGCCGAAGGAGATCGAGTGCCGGAAGGCGCAGGAAATAAGAAGAGGAATCGGGAAGACCAAGACGGGTCTTCGGACTCCGAGTCGCATTCCCGAGGGCCTCGTCACAGGCATGTCACACCTTCGGATACCGAAGGAGAGGAAGGTCCCCACGTTAGGGACCGACTTCGCCGAATGGAGAAGGCCATGTTTGGGGACAAGACGTTGACCCATGAGCCAGTGATAGTCGAGGAGATCGAGCAATATCGGCCGCCCCCGGGTAGACAGTTCCCGAAGATGAATGAATTTAACGGAAAGGGCGACCCGATCGATCACTGCGACAAGTACGAGTCCCTGATGACTGGAATGGGGCATTGTGACATCATGCTATGCAAGATGTTCAAGACCTACCTGAAGGGATCCGCTACGATGTGGTACCGATCCCTACGACCAAGGTCGGTCAGTTCTTATGATCAATTGAAACGCAAGTTTTTGAGGCACTACTCTCACTTGTGCCGAAGAGAGAAGGATACAGAAGCCCTTATTCATTGCCGACAGAGGCCCAATGAGGAGTTGGGCGATTACTTGGCCAGGTTCAAGGAAGAAGCTGGGATGGTCACTAATCTGGATAAGGTGAAGGCTGCAGGGTTCCTGACGGCTGGTCTGGATCCGGTGAAGGGTAAGAAGCTCCGATCATCTTTGTACGATGTACCCCCCAAATCGCTGAATGACATCTATTTGCGGGGAGAAAGCAtcagaaggaagatggaatccATCGGGGGACACAAGAGCGACCGGAAAGATGATCGGTACAGTTCCCGTTCGGACGGCAGGGGAAAAAGAAATGACGGCCGCCGAAGCAGGAGAGATGAAAGGGATGAAAAGCTGGATAGGGGGGCCGAACGAAGGAGAGATAGAGACAGCACTGTGTTCACTCCTCTGAATACATCTGTCTCCAAGATTCTTAACGAAATTAAAGGGAAACCAGGGTTCGTTCGACCGCCGAAGATGAAGATCCCAGATTACAAGAAGAACTCTGATAAGTATTGCGACTATCATCGGGACAACGGGCATAATACCGATGAATGCTACCACTTGAAGAAGTTAATAGAAAGGATGGTCAAGGCTGGCGATTTAAACCAGTATGTTAAGGATCTGAGGGATCggttgggtcccaaagaagataAAGGGAAGGCGCCCGAAGAAGGTGAGAGGTATAGAGGTGAGGTCCGAACGATTTTCGGGGGAACAATTCTGGACCGAAGTAGCAAAACAGCTAAGAAGAAGTACGCCCGACAGGTCTACAACCTCTATagcatcaactccaccaaacaGTCGTATCCTATAATGTTTTCACAAGAAGATTATGAAGATGTTATGCTGCCGCACGAGGATCCGCTGGTCATAAATCCTGTGATCGGCCAGAACAAGATCTGGAAGGTTCTGGTGGACGGGGGAAGTTCTGTTAACGTCCTCTACTACAACACCTACCAGAAGATGAACCTGGAAGGCAAGCAGATCGATACCTGCTATGAGGCACCCCTCTATGGTTTCGGCAACCAGCCGGTCCCGATTGAAGGTACGATCCACTTGCCCTTATTGCTCGGTAAATCCCCTTATACTGTGGAAAAGCAGGTCAAGTTCTATGTGGTCCGAGTCGAGAGTCCCTTCAATGCCATCTTGGGAAGACCTGTTCTCACTGCTTTCGAAGCCATTGCCTCTATTCCCCACCTTAAGTTGAAGTTCCCGACCGAAAAGGGGGTGGGAGAGATGAGAGGTGATCAGAAGGCAGCTAGGATCATTATGCTGGAAGACTTGGAGAAAGATAAGGATCTAGGTGGCGCCGAAGGAAACAAACGGCGCCGAACCGAAGATGGTCCTGGGGGCAGCGGCCATGCCCTACATATTGAGTTGGAGAAGTTTGGAAATGATCTCTCAAACCCGATAGCCGAACCAGGCACTGAAACCGAAGAGGTGGAATTATATGCAGGATGCTCGGGAAAAATGGTTCGGATCGGTAAAGATATGGAACCAGGGTTGAAGGAAAAAGTGATTGATGTGGTCCGCCGCTACCATGATGTTTTTGCCTGGGGGCCCGAGGATATGCCGGGGTTGGATGAGTCGATCGCTCGGCACAGGCTGAATGTTCATCCACAGGCTGTGCCCGTTAAGCAAAAGAAGAGGAACTTCGCTGTGGAGAGGCAGAGTGTGATTGAAGCCGAAGTTGAGAAGTTACTGGAGGCCAAGTTCATTGAAGAAATCGAGTATCCAGAATGGTTGGCAAATGTGGTGgtggtcaaaaagtcaaacaacaaATGGAGAATGTGTGTCGATTATACCGACCTCAACAAGAATTGCCCGAAGGATCACTACCCCCTGCCGAACATCGATCAGCTGATAGATGCCACCTCTGGCTATCAAATACTCAGCTTTTTGGATGCATTCTCAGGGTATCATCAGATCGCCATGGATGCCGAGGATATTCCTAAGACAGCATTCATTACCCCAAAGGGAACCTATGCTTACATCAAGATGCCCTTCGGCCTGAAAAATGCGGGGGCCACTTTCCAAAGGATGGTGAACAAAGTCTTCGCCGATCAGATAGGCCGAAACATGGAATGTTACGTAGACGATATGATAGTGAAGTCCTTGTTTCAGGATCACGCCGATGACCTCAAGGAATGCTTCGAGACTCTAAGACGGAACAACATGAAGATCAACCCCGCCAAGTGCACCTTCGGGGTTTGTAGTGGCAAGTTCCTAGGGTACATGGTCAGCGCAAGGGGGATCGAGGCGAATCCCGAGAAGATAAAGGCAGTGTTAGAAATGGAAGCCCCGAAGACCATTCGGGACATTCAGAAGCTAACGGGGCGACTGGCAGCCCTCCGAAGGTTCATCTCTCGGTCGGCAGAAAAAGCGCTCCCCTTCTTTGAAGTTTTGAAGGGAGCCAAGAATTTTGAGTGGGGGCCGAATTGCATAAAGGCCTTCGAAGAAATAAAGGAATATTTGGTTAAAGCCCCTCTGTTGCTGAGGCCCGATCCGAAGGAGACCCTCCAGCTATACTTGGCAGTAAGTGACCGAACCCTTGGGGCGGTCTTAGTGAAGGAGCACGAGAAGAACCAACATCCGGTCTTCTATGTGTCTCATATGCTGAGGGATGCCGAAACCCGATACCCGAATGCCGAGAAGTTCGCATATGGGCTGGTCATGGCCTCCCGAAAATTGCGACACTATTTCCAAGGGCGAACGATACAAGTGGTCACCGACCAACCTTTGAAGAAAATTCTCAGCCGACCGGAGGCTTCGGGCAGAGTCGTCGCCTGGTCTGTAGAGTTGGGGGAATACGACCTAGAGTATGTTCCCCGAACAGCCATTAAAGCCCAAGCCTTGGTTGACTTCATGGTGGAGTGCCGTTTTTCCGGGCCGAAGGACTTGGAGCCGAAGGAACAGCTCATTCGGACTCCAGGGAAGTGGAAGTTGTTTGTGGATGGGTCGGTGGCCGGGTCAAAATGTGGGGCCGGATTGATCCTTTCTAGTCCCGATGGATTTGAGATTTGTCAAGCCATCCGGTTCACTTTCCCTTTGACCAACAATGAGGCCGAGTACGAAGCCCTCTTGGCAGGAATGGGTCTAGCCAAAAATCTAGAGGTAAGGCACTTGAGGGCTTTCAGCGACTCCATGCTGGTTGTCAAGCACTTTTCTGGGGAATATGAACAGAAGGAGCCCCGAACGAAGGCTTACGCCGCTAAAGTACGGGAACAAACTCAGTTTTTCGAAACATTTGAATTAAGCGCCATCGGTCGGGAGGACAATGGACGCGCCGATGCTCTCTCTCGTTTAGCCTCGGCCGAAACACAGAATTTGACGGGGTCCATATACTTGGCGGAGGTAAAAATGCCTTCGGTCGACAAGAAAGCTTGCCTAGAGATTCATCAAGGCATAAATTGGATGACCCCCATCAGAGCATACTTAGAGAAGGGGTTCTTGCCCTTAGAGAAGAAGGAATCCCAAAAGATAAAGTACCGAGCAGCTAGCTACACACTGATCGGGGGCCGACTCATTAGGCGATCAGTCTCTCAGCCCCTGCTCCGATGCTTGGATCCAGAGGAACAGCTCCTAGCCCTGGAGACAGTTCACGAAGGAATTTGTGGCGAACATCTTGCCGGCCGATCCCTAGCCCTAAAGATACTCCGACAGGGTTTTTTCTGGCCGACTCTTTGAGAAGATGCAGCCAACTATTCAAAAAAATGCCGACAGTGTCAACTCCACAGCAATGTTCCGAAGCAACCCCCGGAAGAAATGACTTCGGTCCTCAGCCCAATCCCTTTCTCCATGTGGGCCATCGACATAGTCGGAATCCTACCAACCAGCACCCGGCAAGCCAAATATTGCATAGTGGCCATTGACTACATGACAAAGTGGGTCGAAGCCCGACCGCTCACAGCTATCACCGAACAGGCTGCCAAGAAATTCTTCCTGGAGCAGATAATTGTGAGGTTTGGCATACCGATGGTGTGTGTGTCCGATAACGGCACCCAGTTTGTTGGGAAAAAGTTCAAGGAATTCTTGGCCAGCTTCGGCATTCAACAGAGGTTCAGCTCGGTCGGTCATCCCCAAGGAAACGGGGCGATCGAGGCAGCAAACAAGATCATCTTCCACGGAATCAAGAAGCGCCTTGGAGAAGCTAAGGGACTATGGGCCGAAGAGCTCCCTTGGGTCCTGTGGGCATACCGAACCACTCCTCGCTCTTCGACAGGAGAAACCCCATTTCGGTTAGCTTACGGGACCGACTCGCTTGTCCCGGTTGAGGTTGGCCTGGAATCTTACCGAACCCAGGTCTTCAATCCTGATACCAATGAATATGGCCTCCGAGGCAACCTGGATCTCTtagaagaagaaagagaagCCGCCCATCAGAGGAACGTCCGATACCAACAGCAAGCATCTCAATATTATGATTCGGGTATCCGAAAACGTTCTTTCAGAGTTGGGGACATGGTTCTCCGAGACTTGGCTACTTCCATGCCGACGAAGCAAGGAAAGCTTATGCCAAACTGGGAAGGCCCCTACACTGTTGTTGAGATAGTTCGGCCGGGAACGTACAAACTTGCCACTCCGGATGGAAGCCCCATTAAGAACACCTGGCATGCTTCCCAGCTCCGGAAATATTATCAGTAAGGCTTCCCGCCCGAATATTTTACTTTCAGTACTACATTACAATTATGTAATTGTTTCCCTTCCAATGAATAAAAACTCCTACTTCAAATTTTTTGGGTAATTTCAACTTGTTTAAACACTCCGACCGATCCCGTAACTCGGGGCAACCTAATCAAAATTACGGGACCGAGGGAGTTGGCCCTTCTTTAACTTAATATTTGCACGATTGTTTTTATCTACTATGGGGCCGACCGAATGCATAACTTAAAGATAATAACAATCTCCAAATATTGGGGGATCGAGGCATTGTGCTGAAGCCAATATTTAAGGCTAAAGACGCACATTTCCAAATTCAATGAGCACGTATCGAGATTTATCGGTCAAACGTAAAATTGCTAGATTTGTATTGAGACCGAACGGTCAAAGACATgcaaaaagatatatatatggaaCCTGTATCGAAACCCTTCGGTTTAAGACATACAATCGCATAAAAGCTGAATAGTCGGCTTAAAAGTTGCGACAGCAAAACAAGTATGGAGACCGACCGGTCGAAGACATACATTATCTAAGACACACATCAGAAACAAAAACATGTATGGAGATAGAACCGAGTACGAGAAGCAACGACTTAAATTAAAAGCCCGAAGGCAAATTGTTTTTACAGAAGCCCGAAGGCCCAAATGCttacaaataaaaagaaaaatctaCAAAAAACTACTCCGAGTAATCAGTCTCGGGATCAGAAGAGACGACCAGTGGCTCGTCCGGATCATCACGGCCGACCGGATCCGAAGCACCTTCATCCAGAAGGAGCTTATGATCCAGGCCTTCCTTATGGGCCCGACGAACAGCCTCGTCATACCCGATATCGAGGAACCGATCCTCTGTCTTCTCCAGGAGCTTCTTggccttcttctccttcttccgGGCGGCTTTCAACGCCAAGTTCCGACGCTGAACCCTCCGAGTCAGGGTATCAACTTGCCCCTTCAAGCGACCCTCTGACTCCCGAAGGTCCTTCACATCCTGATGGGCAGCAGTCAGTTCGGTCTGTAGGGCCGCCAAGGTTTCTTCGGCCAGATTGGCGCGGATGGTAAGAGCGTTGACCCCCGCCATCTGCTTCTGCATGTCTTGAACCTTATCGGTCACCGCCGCTGCCCAAGGAGAAGCCTGCACAAAAAATAGACAAGTTAAAAAGGATATACTGGATCCATAAAATGAAAGGGATTGAAGGATGAGGACACTTACCAGAGATAAGAAGCACATCAACTGCTCGCACGCTTGCAGAGCAGTCGCCGACTCGTAAGTTCCTCGGTCGGCCGGCAAGATCTGCGATCGGCAGAAATCGCCTGCGACATCCTTAATCCGGTCAGGAGCAAGGATCGCAATTGAGTCGGTCGACAGAACCGACCACTCCGGGGCATAAGGCCGGACTTCAGACGAGCCGTCCGGCCTGTTCCTCTTCCTGGGAACATCCACAGCCGAAACCTCCACAACCTCGGAAGTTTTCTCGGCTGGCCCATCCACACGACCGACCTCGGGAGTCTTCTCCCTGGAAGCATCGGCCTGAACTATGGCCCCGACGGTCGTCTCACCGCGAGCCTTTGCTTCGGCCTCCTTCCTGGCCGCCATCGCCTTCGCGGTTTTCCGCTTCAGGGCCTCAGTTCGGGAAGACACTGCACAA of the Daucus carota subsp. sativus chromosome 4, DH1 v3.0, whole genome shotgun sequence genome contains:
- the LOC135152026 gene encoding uncharacterized protein LOC135152026, producing MAARKEAEAKARGETTVGAIVQADASREKTPEVGRVDGPAEKTSEVVEVSAVDVPRKRNRPDGSSEVRPYAPEWSVLSTDSIAILAPDRIKDVAGDFCRSQILPADRGTYESATALQACEQLMCFLSLASPWAAAVTDKVQDMQKQMAGVNALTIRANLAEETLAALQTELTAAHQDVKDLRESEGRLKGQVDTLTRRVQRRNLALKAARKKEKKAKKLLEKTEDRFLDIGYDEAVRRAHKEGLDHKLLLDEGASDPVGRDDPDEPLVVSSDPETDYSE